A region from the Lates calcarifer isolate ASB-BC8 linkage group LG2, TLL_Latcal_v3, whole genome shotgun sequence genome encodes:
- the LOC108887879 gene encoding LOW QUALITY PROTEIN: mothers against decapentaplegic homolog 6-like (The sequence of the model RefSeq protein was modified relative to this genomic sequence to represent the inferred CDS: deleted 1 base in 1 codon), with amino-acid sequence MLCAPCTNPRSCAASVIDVASSENRTGPTGHIQNCLGCRMFKSKRSGLVRRLWRSRLVTESDGRDGSRRGDGGRNGPSGRHSGKLHRHEQRSVTHTDPAPGLTGEAGDLSESAERQEEEQPDDDRGAMCVTEHRGSRPGQEGDSRTVTCCLFGEWDLRPRSSYWSPRKDGGGPCLCAPRHAGLEDELASTAHAFLKRLKERSLDALAKAVEAKGGPPSECVMVPSTELRLGAHHISPEYLLCKLYRWSDLPLSARLKALCHCQSFGAVDSAKVCCNPYHYSRLCGPESPPPPYSLSRSDEHKPLDSTLSYTETVPSLFSSPPHIMPRDYTDTGTSLGSSTSSGHRSHWCSVAYWEQRTRVGRLYPAYEPSLSIFYDLPQGTGLCLGQLHANAYHTRRDDPGSHGTSSLHGHHSHGGRGNSSSSSSSVQQIRSKIGFGIVLSREPDGVWVYNRSQHPVFVHSPTLDPPSARGLSVKRVMPGFSLKVFDYERSSWMAEHGVKPESQEGPWDPHSVRISFAKGWGPCYSRQFITSCPCWLEVLLNNHR; translated from the exons ATGTTGTGCGCACCGTGCACAAACCCCCGGTCTTGCGCGGCGAGTGTA ATCGATGTGGCATCCTCCGAGAACCGGACGGGACCGACAGGACACATCCAAAACTGTCTAGGCTGTCGTATGTTCAAGTCGAAACGCTCAGGTCTTGTACGGCGACTCTGGAGAAGCCGTCTGGTCACTGAGAGCGACGGGCGGGATGGAAGCAGAAGAGGTGATGGAGGACGGAACGGTCCGAGTGGCAGACACTCAGGAAAGCTCCACAGACATGAGCAGCGGTCGGTGACACACACTGACCCGGCTCCGGGACTCACGGGGGAGGCTGGAGACCTGTCGGAGAGCGCGGAGAGGCAGGAAGAGGAGCAGCCTGACGATGACCGGGGTGCCATGTGCGTCACGGAGCACAGAGGCTCCCGGCCGGGACAGGAGGGCGACAGTAGGACGGTGACGTGTTGTTTGTTTGGGGAATGGGATCTCAGACCTCGGAGCTCTTACTGGTCCCCGAGAAAAGACGGAGGGGGCCCTTGTCTGTGCGCACCGAGGCATGCGGGGCTGGAGGATGAACTCGCGAGCACTGCTCATGCTTTTTTGAAAAGACTCAAGGAGAGATCGCTGGACGCCTTGGCGAAGGCTGTAGAGGCTAAAGGAGGGCCACCCAGCGAGTGCGTCATGGTGCCGAGCACGGAGCTGCGGCTCGGCGCTCATCACATCTCTCCAGAGTATCTCCTGTGTAAACTGTACCGCTGGAGCGACCTGCCGCTCTCAGCCCGGCTCAAAGCGCTGTGCCACTGTCAGAGCTTCGGCGCAGTGGACAGCGCAAAGGTGTGCTGCAACCCCTATCACTACAGCCGCTTATGTGGGCCAG AATCACCTCCTCCCCCATACTCTCTGTCCCGTTCAGATGAACACAAGCCACTGG ACTCAACTCTGTCTTACACTGAAACTGtgccctccctcttctccagtCCGCCTCACATTATGCCAAGAGACTACACAG ACACTGGTACCTCCCTCGGCTCCTCGACCTCCAGTGGACATCGCTCTCACTGGTGCAGCGTTGCCTACTGGGAGCAGCGCACACGCGTGGGCCGCCTTTATCCAGCCTACGAGCCCTCGCTCAGCATTTTCTATGACCTACCTCAGGGCACGGGCCTCTGCCTCGGCCAGCTCCACGCCAATGCCTACCACACCCGCCGCGATGACCCGGGCAGCCACGGCACATCGAGCCTTCACGGACATCATAGCCACGGAGGCAGAGGgaacagtagcagcagcagcagcagtgtacaACAGATACGCAGTAAAATTGGTTTCGGCATTGTGCTGAGCCGTGAGCCGGACGGAGTGTGGGTGTACAACCGCAGCCAGCACCCGGTGTTTGTCCACTCACCCACTCTGGACCCACCCAGTGCTCGAGGGCTGAGTGTGAAGAGGGTGATGCCGGGCTTCTCCCTCAAAGTGTTTGACTATGAGCGCTCCAGCTGGATGGCTGAGCACGGCGTGAAGCCTGAGAGCCAGGAGGGGCCATGGGACCCCCACAGCGTTCGCATTAGTTTTGCTAAAGGATGGGGGCCATGCTACTCCAGACAGTTTATCACTTCCTGTCCCTGCTGGTTGGAGGTGCTACTCAACAACCACAGATAG